Proteins co-encoded in one Pseudanabaena sp. FACHB-2040 genomic window:
- a CDS encoding DUF4327 family protein, with translation MTNQQVAHPMVKFQRQVQSLVNKSKMIKPEDPIWKIAFLFGDDWAHWRKELEDFEFSTQDPIGDLLAVESWEE, from the coding sequence ATGACCAACCAGCAGGTTGCTCATCCGATGGTGAAATTTCAGCGCCAGGTGCAGTCTCTGGTGAACAAATCCAAGATGATCAAGCCAGAAGATCCGATCTGGAAGATTGCTTTTTTGTTCGGAGACGACTGGGCTCACTGGCGCAAAGAACTAGAGGATTTTGAGTTTTCAACGCAAGACCCGATTGGGGATTTGCTAGCAGTAGAGAGCTGGGAAGAATAG
- the thrS gene encoding threonine--tRNA ligase yields the protein MAPSDASGSQLETEKIDLPRTSESEALKQIRHTFSHVMAMAVQKLFPKAQVTIGPSTEQGFYYDFDSPDPFTEKDLKAIKKEMIKIINRGLPVTCETVSREEAQRRIEALGEPYKLEILEGLKDPITLYHLGEDWWDLCAGPHVSSTKDLNPKAFELESVAGAYWRGDETRAQLQRIYGTAWETQQQLEEYKRRREEAKRRDHRKLGKELGLFIFSDDVGPGLPLWTPKGTVLRSTLEDFLKQEQVKRGYLSVVTPHIARVDLFKVSGHWQNYREDMFPLMADDDAARLAEQGFVMKPMNCPFHIQIYKSELRSYRELPMRLAEFGTVYRYEQSGELGGLTRVRGFTVDDSHLFVTPEQLDDEFLKVVDLILSVFGSLKLKNFKARLSFRDPESDKYIGSDAAWEVSQNAIRRAVQTLGMDYFEAPGEAAFYGPKLDFIFRDALEREWQLGTVQVDYNLPERFDLEYVAEDGSRQRPVMIHRAPFGSLERLIGILIEEYAGDFPLWLAPTQIRLLPVTEEQLGFAKQIADQMLARGIRAEVDTTGERLGKMIRNAETKKIPVMAIIGAKEVEANALSIRTRAQGELGSIAAAEVVERVASAIANRADF from the coding sequence ATGGCTCCCTCTGACGCATCCGGCTCTCAGCTCGAAACAGAAAAAATTGATCTGCCTCGCACCAGCGAGTCTGAAGCGCTTAAGCAAATTCGCCACACGTTTTCCCACGTCATGGCAATGGCAGTGCAGAAGCTTTTTCCTAAAGCGCAGGTCACTATCGGTCCCTCGACTGAGCAGGGCTTTTACTACGACTTTGACAGTCCCGATCCCTTCACTGAAAAAGATCTGAAGGCGATCAAGAAGGAGATGATCAAAATCATCAACAGAGGCTTGCCGGTGACCTGTGAAACGGTTAGTCGAGAGGAGGCTCAGCGCCGTATCGAAGCTCTAGGCGAACCCTACAAGCTTGAGATTTTAGAAGGATTGAAAGATCCGATTACGCTGTATCACCTGGGCGAAGACTGGTGGGATCTCTGCGCCGGCCCCCATGTCAGCAGTACTAAAGACCTCAACCCCAAAGCCTTTGAGCTAGAGAGTGTTGCCGGAGCCTACTGGCGCGGCGACGAAACCCGAGCCCAGCTCCAGCGCATTTATGGCACCGCTTGGGAAACGCAGCAGCAGCTTGAGGAATACAAGCGCCGCCGAGAAGAAGCCAAGCGACGAGATCACCGCAAGCTGGGCAAAGAACTGGGTCTATTTATCTTCTCAGATGATGTTGGCCCTGGCTTGCCTCTGTGGACGCCTAAGGGGACTGTGCTGCGCTCCACCCTAGAAGATTTTCTCAAGCAGGAGCAGGTCAAGCGGGGCTACCTGTCGGTCGTGACACCCCACATTGCCCGAGTCGACCTATTTAAAGTCTCAGGTCACTGGCAGAACTACCGGGAAGATATGTTTCCCTTGATGGCAGACGATGATGCTGCCCGGCTGGCAGAGCAGGGCTTTGTCATGAAGCCGATGAACTGCCCCTTCCACATTCAGATTTACAAGAGTGAGCTGCGCTCTTACCGGGAATTGCCCATGCGACTGGCCGAGTTTGGCACGGTCTATCGCTACGAACAGTCGGGTGAGCTGGGCGGGCTGACTCGGGTGCGCGGGTTTACGGTCGATGATTCTCACCTGTTCGTGACGCCAGAGCAGCTTGATGACGAGTTTCTGAAGGTGGTGGACCTCATTCTCTCTGTGTTTGGCAGCCTGAAACTGAAAAACTTCAAAGCCCGTTTAAGCTTCCGCGATCCGGAGTCTGATAAGTACATTGGCTCTGATGCAGCCTGGGAGGTTTCTCAGAATGCAATTCGCCGGGCTGTGCAGACCCTTGGCATGGACTACTTTGAAGCCCCTGGAGAAGCTGCCTTCTACGGGCCTAAACTGGACTTCATCTTCCGCGATGCCCTAGAACGAGAATGGCAGCTGGGCACGGTGCAGGTAGACTACAACCTGCCCGAACGCTTTGATCTGGAGTATGTGGCTGAAGACGGGTCCCGTCAGCGGCCGGTAATGATTCACCGGGCTCCTTTTGGTTCTTTAGAGAGGCTGATCGGTATTTTGATCGAAGAGTATGCCGGGGACTTTCCGCTGTGGCTGGCCCCAACGCAGATTAGACTGCTGCCGGTGACCGAGGAGCAACTAGGCTTTGCTAAGCAGATTGCTGACCAGATGCTGGCTCGAGGAATTCGGGCAGAAGTTGATACTACTGGTGAGCGACTGGGCAAGATGATCCGCAATGCTGAAACCAAAAAAATTCCAGTCATGGCGATTATTGGGGCCAAAGAAGTGGAGGCCAATGCGCTGAGCATTCGCACCCGAGCTCAGGGAGAACTGGGGTCAATTG